One window from the genome of Oceanisphaera sp. IT1-181 encodes:
- a CDS encoding methyl-accepting chemotaxis protein yields the protein MNNLKLKHKILLSFIVAITITVAALSTISFHNLKTRLYEDSETLVASLSEREGEKIRRWFDIRQRMLAAAGQQFDQAPMPAMLQAQVAGRFLASYFGSKDGVMHDTDSSVYDNDYDPRNRPWYQEAVQKNDAIITAPYEDATGLGTVVSLATPVKVNGQLTGVMAGDIAISSLIADVNAIKLPAKGYAMMLSSNGSVIAYHDEAMILQSATRIDDNFTVRNLATWVQNEQLYNVQLKDESKLVYSQAVPGTDWQLLMVLDQAALEAPLTPMLLQQLGIAALVVIAAAVLISLLVQWLLAPLLRVSQELEQIASGRGDLTRRIDIQSQDEVGMLATNFNRFVASQAELIGQIRSQAEYLGSNAEQASVRANQTVTELGRQQEEVTMVATAVTEMASATQEIANNAEQTATAAQQSSNSTAHGKQQVNKTRDSIQSLSREMIQAAEVIQRLDLHARDISSVLSTIQGIADQTNLLALNAAIEAARAGEQGRGFAVVADEVRVLSQRTHASTEEIQETITNLQKATKEAVKLMETSRNLAELSVEDAEAAAAALTEITTAVSLISDMASQIATAAEEQSQVTGEITQNTTAIKDVADELANDAEQSLAQSKDLHKQAGELNGLVSAFIL from the coding sequence ATGAATAACCTTAAATTAAAGCATAAGATTCTACTCAGCTTCATCGTGGCCATTACCATTACCGTTGCCGCACTGAGTACCATCAGTTTTCATAATCTAAAAACTCGACTCTACGAAGACAGCGAAACCCTAGTCGCCAGCTTAAGCGAGCGCGAAGGCGAAAAGATAAGACGCTGGTTTGATATACGCCAACGCATGTTGGCCGCGGCTGGCCAGCAATTCGATCAGGCGCCTATGCCCGCTATGTTACAGGCACAAGTGGCTGGTCGCTTTCTCGCAAGCTACTTTGGTAGCAAAGACGGTGTGATGCACGACACCGACTCTTCTGTTTATGACAACGATTACGACCCACGCAATCGCCCTTGGTATCAAGAAGCCGTACAAAAAAACGACGCCATTATTACTGCCCCGTATGAAGATGCCACAGGCTTAGGTACCGTAGTGTCTTTGGCCACTCCGGTTAAAGTTAACGGCCAACTCACCGGCGTAATGGCTGGTGACATAGCCATTAGCAGCTTGATTGCAGATGTTAACGCCATTAAATTACCGGCCAAAGGCTATGCCATGATGCTGAGTAGCAATGGCAGCGTTATCGCCTATCACGATGAAGCGATGATCTTACAGTCCGCCACGCGCATCGACGACAACTTTACTGTGCGTAATCTCGCCACTTGGGTGCAAAACGAACAACTGTATAATGTGCAATTAAAAGACGAATCTAAGCTGGTCTATAGCCAAGCCGTACCCGGCACCGACTGGCAATTACTGATGGTGCTTGACCAAGCAGCACTGGAAGCTCCTCTAACGCCCATGTTATTGCAACAGCTGGGCATCGCTGCCTTAGTGGTGATTGCCGCGGCGGTACTGATCAGCTTATTAGTACAGTGGTTGCTGGCCCCCTTATTGCGCGTGTCTCAAGAGTTAGAGCAAATTGCCAGCGGTCGAGGGGATTTAACCCGCCGTATCGACATTCAAAGCCAAGATGAAGTGGGCATGCTCGCCACCAACTTTAACCGTTTTGTGGCCAGCCAAGCGGAGCTGATTGGGCAAATTCGTAGCCAAGCCGAGTATTTGGGCAGCAACGCAGAGCAAGCCTCGGTGCGCGCTAATCAAACCGTCACCGAGCTGGGCCGCCAGCAAGAAGAAGTGACCATGGTGGCCACCGCCGTCACCGAAATGGCCTCGGCCACTCAAGAAATTGCCAATAACGCCGAGCAAACCGCCACCGCCGCCCAGCAATCGAGCAACAGCACCGCGCACGGTAAACAGCAGGTGAATAAAACCCGCGACTCCATTCAATCGCTGTCACGAGAAATGATACAGGCAGCGGAGGTGATTCAGCGCTTGGACTTGCATGCCAGAGATATCTCCAGTGTATTGTCGACCATTCAAGGCATTGCCGATCAAACCAACTTGTTGGCACTCAACGCCGCCATAGAAGCGGCGCGCGCCGGCGAGCAAGGCCGTGGCTTTGCGGTAGTGGCAGACGAAGTGCGGGTGTTATCACAACGCACCCATGCCTCTACCGAAGAGATCCAAGAAACCATCACTAACTTACAAAAGGCCACCAAAGAAGCGGTAAAATTGATGGAGACCAGCCGTAATTTAGCCGAGCTAAGCGTGGAAGATGCAGAAGCCGCCGCCGCAGCTCTGACCGAGATCACCACCGCCGTGAGCTTAATTTCCGACATGGCCAGCCAAATTGCCACCGCCGCCGAAGAGCAAAGCCAAGTGACTGGCGAGATCACGCAAAATACCACCGCCATCAAGGATGTAGCCGACGAGCTGGCCAACGATGCCGAGCAGTCACTCGCCCAGTCGAAAGATCTGCACAAACAGGCCGGTGAGTTAAACGGTTTGGTCAGCGCTTTTATTCTGTAA
- the prfB gene encoding peptide chain release factor 2 (programmed frameshift), producing the protein MLEVNPVNNKLKELSERAELLRGYLDYDAKKERLEEVNAELEQPDVWNQPERAQALGKERSALETVVETLDELDRGIVDIAELVELAQEEDDEETFEEAKADVEVLDKKLIDLEFHRMFSGEHDSADCYLDLQSGSGGTEAQDWCDMVLRMYLRWGESRGFKTEIIELSDGDVAGVKSATVKFSGEYAFGWLRTESGVHRLVRKSPFDSGGRRHTSFCSAFVYPEIDDDIHIEINPSEIRVDTYRASGAGGQHVNRTDSAVRLTHEPTGIVVQCQNDRSQHKNRDQAMKQLKAKLYEYELQKKNVEKQAMEDSKSDIGWGSQIRSYVLDDSRIKDLRTGVETSNTQAVLDGGLDKFIEASLKSGL; encoded by the exons ATGTTAGAAGTTAACCCTGTGAATAATAAACTTAAGGAGCTGTCCGAGCGGGCAGAGCTTCTTAGGGGGTACCTT GACTATGACGCTAAGAAAGAGCGTCTAGAAGAGGTAAACGCCGAGCTAGAGCAGCCGGATGTATGGAATCAGCCCGAGCGTGCCCAAGCACTGGGTAAAGAAAGATCCGCACTGGAAACCGTGGTCGAAACCTTAGATGAGTTAGATCGCGGCATCGTCGATATCGCTGAGCTGGTTGAACTGGCGCAAGAAGAAGACGACGAAGAAACCTTCGAAGAAGCGAAAGCCGACGTAGAAGTGCTGGATAAAAAGCTTATCGATCTGGAATTTCACCGCATGTTCTCCGGTGAGCACGACTCTGCAGACTGCTATCTGGACTTACAGTCTGGCTCTGGCGGTACCGAAGCCCAAGATTGGTGCGACATGGTACTGCGCATGTATTTGCGTTGGGGCGAATCTCGCGGCTTTAAAACCGAAATTATCGAACTCTCTGACGGTGATGTGGCTGGCGTTAAATCCGCAACCGTGAAGTTTAGCGGTGAATATGCCTTTGGCTGGTTACGTACCGAGTCGGGTGTGCACCGTTTAGTGCGCAAATCGCCGTTTGACTCCGGCGGTCGCCGCCACACCTCATTCTGTTCAGCGTTTGTGTATCCAGAAATTGACGACGATATTCATATCGAAATTAATCCTTCTGAGATCCGCGTCGACACCTATCGCGCCTCGGGTGCTGGTGGTCAGCACGTTAACCGTACCGATTCCGCCGTACGTTTAACCCACGAGCCTACTGGTATCGTAGTGCAGTGCCAGAACGACCGCTCCCAGCATAAAAACCGCGATCAGGCGATGAAGCAGCTAAAAGCCAAGCTTTATGAATATGAGCTGCAGAAAAAAAATGTAGAAAAGCAGGCGATGGAAGACAGCAAGTCCGACATCGGCTGGGGCAGTCAGATCCGCTCTTATGTATTGGACGACTCGCGCATTAAAGATTTACGCACTGGCGTTGAAACCAGTAATACTCAGGCCGTACTCGACGGTGGTCTAGACAAGTTTATTGAGGCCAGCCTCAAGTCCGGACTCTAA
- the lysS gene encoding lysine--tRNA ligase, with amino-acid sequence MTDQLLDENKLIAERRAKLDHIRKDCPANGHPNNFQREHLSADLQSEFGELDKEALIELNKTVSVGGRIMAKRGPFLVLQDMSGRIQAYTTKGAQAIIKDQYIGLDIGDIIGVTGILHKSGKGDLYVSMDNFQLLTKALRPLPEKFHGLTDQETRYRQRYLDLITNEDSRHTFMVRSQVMAAIRQFMNGHGFMEVETPMMQVIPGGASARPFITHHNALDMDMYLRIAPELYLKRLVVGGFEKVFEINRNFRNEGLSPRHNPEFTMMEFYWAYANYQDLMDFTEEMLRTVTTEVLGSSTVQYGEETFEFGQPFARMGMKDSILKFNPEVTIEQLATLEIALEVAKDLKIKTEKSWGLGRVITEIFEETVEHRLIQPTFITEYPAEVSPLARRNDNDPSITERFEFFIGGREIANGFAELNDAEDQAQRFLDQVNQKEAGDDEAMFFDEDYITALEHGLPPTAGQGIGIDRLVMLLTDSHTIRDVILFPTLRPSAK; translated from the coding sequence ATGACAGACCAGTTACTAGACGAAAATAAGCTGATCGCCGAGCGCCGTGCCAAGCTTGATCACATTCGCAAAGATTGTCCGGCCAATGGCCACCCGAATAATTTTCAGCGCGAGCACCTGAGCGCGGACTTGCAAAGCGAGTTTGGTGAGCTTGATAAAGAGGCCTTAATTGAGCTGAATAAAACCGTGTCTGTGGGCGGCCGTATTATGGCTAAACGCGGTCCGTTTTTAGTGTTGCAAGATATGAGCGGTCGCATTCAGGCTTACACCACTAAAGGTGCGCAAGCCATTATTAAAGACCAGTACATCGGTTTAGACATCGGCGATATTATCGGCGTGACCGGTATCTTGCACAAGTCTGGTAAAGGTGACTTATACGTGAGCATGGATAACTTCCAATTGCTGACTAAAGCGCTGCGCCCACTGCCTGAGAAATTCCACGGTTTAACCGACCAAGAAACCCGCTATCGCCAGCGCTATCTGGATTTGATCACCAATGAAGACTCGCGCCATACCTTTATGGTGCGCTCACAGGTGATGGCCGCGATTCGCCAGTTTATGAATGGCCATGGCTTTATGGAAGTGGAAACGCCCATGATGCAAGTGATCCCAGGTGGTGCTTCGGCTCGTCCGTTTATCACGCATCACAACGCGCTGGATATGGACATGTATCTGCGTATTGCGCCTGAGCTATATTTGAAGCGCTTGGTAGTCGGCGGTTTTGAGAAAGTATTCGAAATTAACCGTAACTTCCGAAATGAAGGCCTGTCGCCGCGTCATAACCCAGAATTCACCATGATGGAATTCTACTGGGCTTATGCCAACTATCAGGATCTGATGGACTTCACCGAAGAAATGCTGCGCACCGTCACCACAGAAGTGCTGGGCAGCTCAACCGTACAATACGGTGAAGAAACATTTGAGTTCGGTCAGCCATTTGCACGCATGGGCATGAAAGATTCGATCTTGAAATTTAACCCAGAAGTGACGATTGAGCAGTTGGCCACCTTAGAAATTGCGCTTGAAGTCGCCAAAGACCTGAAGATCAAGACCGAGAAAAGCTGGGGCCTAGGCCGTGTGATCACCGAGATCTTTGAAGAAACCGTTGAGCACCGTTTGATCCAGCCGACCTTCATTACCGAATACCCAGCAGAAGTATCACCGCTGGCGCGTCGTAATGATAACGACCCTAGCATTACCGAGCGTTTCGAGTTCTTTATCGGCGGTCGTGAAATTGCTAATGGTTTTGCCGAGCTGAATGACGCGGAAGATCAGGCGCAGCGCTTCTTAGATCAAGTAAACCAAAAAGAAGCCGGCGACGACGAAGCCATGTTCTTCGACGAAGACTACATCACCGCCCTCGAGCACGGCCTGCCGCCTACTGCCGGCCAAGGTATCGGCATCGATCGCTTAGTGATGTTGTTAACTGACTCACACACCATCCGTGACGTGATCCTGTTCCCAACACTGCGCCCCAGCGCTAAGTAA
- a CDS encoding HNH endonuclease produces MAIEMKKRKNHGLSTRDKIERLESRLKNKKKSKDLYYLLAEKELQDRAREKEQKRNAEVARLERIEAARIKVEQLDAYIEKKSIEELNILWKVREEILSTKLCCAKLLSKIRFLKGIDSSPINPLSLVLHESIEELDLDDGYTHPVIQTESSKVQTLSKVTTRTKQSEFRSIVLEAYGACAITGSKLPQVLEAAHIVPFSGKNDTLENGILLRADIHKLFDRFLLSINTKTKILELNPVLESEYGEYRKVVQTTGSIDNLSWHYSEFEKLL; encoded by the coding sequence TTGGCGATTGAAATGAAGAAAAGAAAAAATCATGGCTTGAGTACTCGGGACAAAATTGAACGTTTGGAAAGCAGACTCAAGAACAAGAAAAAAAGCAAAGATCTTTATTACTTGTTAGCGGAGAAAGAACTCCAAGATCGAGCGCGAGAAAAAGAACAGAAACGTAATGCCGAAGTTGCACGTTTAGAAAGAATAGAAGCTGCAAGAATTAAGGTTGAACAATTAGACGCATATATTGAAAAAAAGAGTATTGAAGAGCTCAATATTCTTTGGAAAGTTCGCGAAGAAATTCTGAGCACAAAGCTTTGTTGTGCCAAATTACTTTCTAAAATTCGCTTCCTAAAAGGTATTGATTCTAGCCCAATTAACCCTTTGAGCTTGGTTCTGCACGAGTCGATCGAAGAGCTTGATTTAGACGATGGTTACACTCACCCAGTAATACAAACTGAAAGTAGTAAAGTTCAAACTCTTTCAAAGGTGACTACACGAACTAAACAAAGTGAGTTTCGTTCAATAGTTCTTGAAGCCTATGGTGCTTGCGCCATAACAGGAAGTAAATTACCGCAAGTACTTGAAGCTGCGCATATAGTTCCGTTCAGTGGCAAAAATGACACGTTGGAAAATGGTATTCTACTTCGAGCTGACATACACAAACTATTTGATAGATTCTTACTCTCCATAAATACCAAAACTAAAATTTTAGAGCTAAACCCAGTGCTAGAATCTGAATATGGGGAGTATAGAAAAGTAGTGCAGACAACAGGTAGTATCGATAATTTGTCGTGGCACTATAGTGAGTTCGAAAAGTTGTTATAA
- a CDS encoding DUF3597 domain-containing protein: MGFFNNILEKLGMGKAQAATTAPDKPTDTPTAGSPVETPAHESAAPAPVQTVDVTAQLEQRAAANSQKLNWRTSIVDLLKLLDIDSSLTARKELATELGCPADLMADSAKMNTWLHKAVLARIAANGGNVPQDLLD, encoded by the coding sequence ATGGGATTTTTTAATAACATTCTTGAGAAACTCGGCATGGGCAAGGCTCAGGCTGCAACAACAGCTCCTGATAAACCCACTGACACGCCCACCGCTGGTAGCCCAGTTGAAACCCCTGCGCATGAATCGGCCGCTCCCGCTCCTGTGCAAACCGTCGATGTTACTGCTCAGCTAGAACAGCGTGCGGCGGCCAACTCGCAGAAGTTAAACTGGCGCACCTCTATCGTTGATCTATTAAAGCTGCTCGATATCGACAGCAGTTTAACGGCACGCAAAGAGCTCGCCACCGAACTCGGCTGCCCTGCAGATTTAATGGCAGACTCCGCCAAGATGAATACGTGGTTACATAAAGCCGTGCTGGCACGCATCGCCGCCAACGGCGGTAACGTACCCCAAGATCTATTGGACTGA
- a CDS encoding nitric oxide reductase activation protein NorD, with the protein MAEPEDLLSDAARHATIYTRRMWRRYRPLPVGPPTALLADVAPRLDLLITAITGHSYPLRIAQHPAHPTFLSRLFGRVQAPWLQQALPATNGSYLWLPADSRISDIDHGNELYRVMALQQALRAVRGSAKPPQALDSALQQDVYLLLEAWATDAELIRQLPGMHDAVMHLRKHALQSRPPLQSFSKARQPLELWLRQLLASSITDSVIPLSKQSAQSCWLANELIHSLRLLPNKPQAENAKVNESLLGGSPLLKDWWTGELRTPNAAKASTKNAEDADGNKQAADTKAPRSSHLPRRPEVREAVADEDGDKGDDGMLMVQLDEPHQQAEDPFGLNRPTDKDEDTSADDFGDMLSDLPEARLVSTPGTPKEVLIADDPPDTNTAMQLKRAIREGRGIKYPEWDFRAQAYRDPGATVRVLPNLLGTQAWVDDIQEQHRSLLNQIRRNFEILSAKRVTRRKQLDGDDIDLNAWIDSYADFRAGGALSDALYQTRRTADRDLAITLLIDVSGSTDSWVSDNKRIIDVEREALLLVCIALQSMGEPYCVQAFSGEGPDTVMVREIKGFKEPFSNEIALRISALEPERYTRAGAAIRHATQSLMQQPASHRLLLLLSDGKPNDKDDYEGQYGVEDMRQAVVEATQQGISAFCLTIDRQAPSYLPRIFGAHHYALLPRPENLPTALLDWLKRLVIH; encoded by the coding sequence ATGGCAGAACCCGAAGATCTGCTTAGCGATGCGGCGCGTCACGCCACCATTTATACCCGCAGAATGTGGCGGCGCTACCGGCCCTTGCCGGTGGGGCCGCCCACTGCCCTATTAGCCGATGTGGCACCGCGTTTAGACTTACTGATCACTGCCATTACCGGCCACAGTTATCCACTGCGCATTGCTCAGCATCCGGCACACCCTACTTTTTTGTCCCGCCTATTTGGTCGGGTACAAGCACCTTGGTTACAACAGGCGCTGCCCGCTACCAATGGCAGTTATCTGTGGTTGCCCGCTGATTCTCGCATCTCTGATATTGATCACGGCAACGAGCTGTATCGGGTGATGGCCTTGCAACAAGCACTGCGCGCCGTGCGTGGCAGTGCTAAGCCGCCACAAGCGCTAGATTCGGCGTTACAACAAGACGTGTATTTGTTGTTGGAAGCTTGGGCGACCGATGCCGAGCTCATTCGCCAACTGCCCGGCATGCACGATGCTGTTATGCACCTGCGAAAACATGCGCTGCAAAGCCGCCCGCCGCTGCAGAGCTTTTCTAAAGCACGCCAACCGTTAGAACTGTGGTTACGACAGTTACTCGCAAGCTCAATCACCGACTCCGTCATTCCATTGAGTAAACAGTCTGCGCAGTCTTGTTGGCTCGCCAATGAGCTTATTCATAGCCTGCGGCTGCTGCCTAATAAACCACAAGCTGAAAATGCCAAAGTAAACGAGTCACTCTTGGGCGGTTCGCCGCTATTAAAAGACTGGTGGACCGGCGAGCTGCGCACACCCAATGCGGCTAAAGCCAGTACCAAGAATGCAGAAGACGCAGATGGCAATAAGCAAGCCGCCGACACTAAGGCACCGCGCAGCAGTCACCTACCTCGTCGGCCCGAAGTACGAGAAGCGGTAGCAGATGAAGATGGGGACAAAGGTGACGATGGCATGTTGATGGTTCAGCTTGATGAGCCACACCAGCAGGCCGAAGATCCTTTTGGCCTCAACCGGCCTACCGATAAAGATGAAGACACCAGTGCCGATGACTTTGGCGACATGCTGTCAGACTTACCGGAAGCACGCTTAGTCTCTACGCCTGGCACGCCGAAAGAAGTGCTGATCGCCGACGATCCGCCGGATACCAATACCGCTATGCAACTCAAGCGCGCGATACGTGAAGGCCGCGGCATCAAATATCCAGAATGGGACTTTCGCGCCCAAGCCTATCGGGATCCCGGTGCCACGGTGCGAGTATTGCCGAATCTACTCGGTACCCAAGCCTGGGTAGACGACATCCAAGAACAACATAGATCCTTGCTCAATCAAATCCGCCGTAACTTTGAGATACTCAGTGCCAAGCGCGTCACTCGGCGCAAACAATTAGACGGCGACGATATCGATCTTAATGCTTGGATCGACAGCTACGCAGACTTTCGCGCCGGCGGTGCCTTATCTGATGCCTTATATCAAACGCGCCGCACTGCGGATCGCGATCTGGCGATCACCTTATTGATCGACGTGAGTGGCTCTACCGACAGTTGGGTAAGTGACAATAAACGCATTATTGATGTGGAGCGCGAAGCCCTGCTGCTGGTCTGCATAGCGCTGCAAAGCATGGGTGAGCCTTATTGCGTGCAGGCCTTTTCTGGAGAAGGCCCAGATACGGTGATGGTACGCGAGATAAAAGGCTTTAAAGAGCCGTTCAGCAACGAGATTGCGCTACGCATCAGTGCCTTAGAGCCCGAGCGCTACACCCGCGCCGGTGCCGCTATTCGTCATGCTACGCAGTCATTGATGCAGCAGCCAGCCAGCCATCGTTTGCTACTGCTGTTATCAGATGGCAAGCCCAACGATAAAGATGATTACGAAGGCCAATACGGCGTAGAAGACATGCGCCAAGCGGTTGTAGAGGCCACCCAGCAGGGCATTTCCGCCTTCTGCCTGACTATCGACCGGCAAGCACCCAGCTACCTGCCGCGCATCTTTGGTGCCCATCATTACGCCCTACTACCACGGCCAGAGAACCTGCCCACCGCCCTGCTCGATTGGTTAAAGCGATTGGTTATTCATTGA
- a CDS encoding CbbQ/NirQ/NorQ/GpvN family protein yields MGITQDLRQLAPVPTTEPWYQPAGNEVSLFEQCHARNLAVMLKGPTGCGKTRFVEHMAWRLQRPLITIACHDDLAASDLIGRYLIQHDGTVWQDGPLTRAVREGAICYLDEVVEARQDTVVVLHALTDHRRILPIDKTGENLQAAPGFQLVVSYNPGYQRMLKDLKPSTRQRFVAMDLDFPAPEHEAVIVRHESGVDHATATGLVALAERIRQLKDRGLAEVPSTRLLIAAATLSACGIGLREACYAAIVSPLSDEPSMIAALRDLVDGTFI; encoded by the coding sequence ATGGGCATCACTCAAGACTTACGCCAGCTGGCACCGGTGCCAACCACTGAGCCTTGGTATCAGCCGGCAGGCAACGAGGTATCGCTGTTTGAGCAATGCCACGCGCGCAATCTGGCGGTGATGCTCAAGGGCCCCACTGGCTGTGGTAAAACTCGATTTGTGGAGCATATGGCGTGGCGCTTACAACGCCCGTTAATTACCATTGCCTGTCATGACGACTTAGCGGCCAGTGATTTAATTGGCCGCTACCTTATTCAACATGATGGCACCGTCTGGCAAGACGGTCCTTTAACGCGGGCCGTCCGCGAAGGGGCCATCTGTTATCTGGATGAAGTAGTAGAGGCGCGCCAAGATACGGTAGTGGTGCTACACGCACTCACCGATCACAGACGCATTTTACCGATCGATAAAACAGGCGAAAATCTGCAGGCTGCGCCCGGCTTTCAACTGGTGGTGTCTTATAACCCCGGTTATCAACGCATGCTTAAAGATCTTAAACCCAGTACTCGCCAGCGCTTCGTGGCCATGGACTTGGACTTTCCCGCTCCCGAACACGAAGCCGTGATTGTGCGCCACGAAAGCGGCGTCGATCATGCCACTGCCACCGGACTGGTGGCACTGGCCGAGCGAATTCGCCAACTTAAAGATAGAGGCTTAGCAGAAGTACCCAGCACCCGCTTACTGATTGCCGCTGCCACTTTGTCGGCCTGTGGTATTGGGCTGCGTGAAGCTTGCTACGCCGCCATTGTTTCACCCTTATCTGATGAACCGTCGATGATCGCCGCTCTTCGCGATCTGGTTGACGGCACCTTCATCTAA
- a CDS encoding cbb3-type cytochrome c oxidase subunit I has product MRYKSQSVAYWYFAVAMVLFGLQLVFGLLSATKYLGPDPLLYILPFDVTKVIHTNLLIVWVLTGFMGATYWIVPDESRTELHSVKLAYIQLVLWTLMGVAAVIGYLFRYGTGNKLLEQPLPHKIVIVICMLIFLYNISMTIKKSGRFTTTEGVLVLGLVSTAVLFFPALLEYDNYTISIFYRWWTIHLWVEGVWMMIMGSFLAYLLIRLSGADREVMEKWLYIIVGLVFLAGIVGTAHHYYWVGVPYYWLPIGGFFSALEPLAIVGMAMYAYGALRRSGLSHPNNLALHWTLGSAIFTLFGAGLLGLAHTWPSVNKWTHGTLITAMHGHAAFYGAYAMIVMAVITYALPSLTHSRKNQNNSIGYWSFWLQLGGMFGMTLSFATAGIGQVYLERIMGMGYLDAQLKIQVHFIMLIASATLFTLGVGLFIYDFFRRRPRFEVTEVDPAYDVFEEQAEAPIPTSAQTPTHASVQAPSSPKRRL; this is encoded by the coding sequence ATGCGCTATAAGTCCCAGTCGGTTGCCTATTGGTACTTTGCCGTGGCCATGGTGTTATTCGGTTTGCAGCTGGTGTTTGGCTTGCTGTCGGCCACCAAGTATTTAGGTCCGGATCCCTTACTTTATATACTGCCCTTTGACGTGACTAAGGTTATCCACACCAACTTATTGATAGTGTGGGTATTAACCGGCTTTATGGGCGCCACCTATTGGATCGTCCCCGATGAATCACGCACCGAGTTGCACAGCGTTAAGCTGGCCTACATTCAACTGGTGCTGTGGACGCTAATGGGTGTCGCCGCCGTTATCGGTTATCTGTTTCGCTACGGCACTGGCAATAAGTTGCTGGAACAACCCTTGCCGCACAAGATTGTTATCGTTATCTGCATGCTGATATTTTTGTATAACATTAGCATGACCATCAAAAAATCTGGCCGCTTCACCACCACAGAAGGCGTACTGGTGCTGGGTTTGGTCAGTACCGCGGTACTCTTCTTCCCCGCCTTACTCGAATACGATAACTACACCATCTCTATCTTCTATCGCTGGTGGACCATTCACCTGTGGGTAGAAGGCGTGTGGATGATGATCATGGGTAGTTTTCTGGCTTATCTGCTGATCCGCTTGTCTGGCGCCGACCGAGAAGTGATGGAAAAATGGCTGTATATCATTGTCGGCTTAGTATTTCTGGCCGGTATCGTGGGCACGGCGCACCACTATTATTGGGTGGGTGTACCTTATTATTGGTTACCCATTGGTGGTTTCTTTAGTGCGCTGGAGCCGCTGGCCATCGTGGGGATGGCCATGTATGCCTATGGCGCCCTGCGCCGCTCAGGCCTATCGCATCCTAATAACTTAGCGCTGCATTGGACTTTGGGCAGTGCCATTTTTACACTGTTTGGCGCCGGTTTGCTGGGTCTTGCTCATACTTGGCCGAGCGTAAATAAATGGACTCACGGCACGCTGATCACCGCCATGCACGGTCATGCGGCCTTCTACGGTGCTTACGCCATGATAGTCATGGCCGTGATCACTTATGCCCTGCCTTCACTGACGCACAGTCGCAAAAATCAAAATAATTCCATTGGTTACTGGTCATTTTGGCTGCAGCTGGGCGGTATGTTTGGCATGACGCTGTCGTTTGCCACCGCCGGCATCGGCCAAGTCTATCTGGAGCGCATTATGGGCATGGGCTACTTGGATGCACAGCTGAAAATCCAAGTGCACTTTATTATGCTGATTGCCTCCGCCACCTTATTCACGCTGGGTGTGGGCTTATTTATCTATGACTTCTTCCGCCGCCGCCCGCGCTTTGAAGTGACCGAAGTAGACCCAGCTTACGATGTGTTTGAAGAGCAAGCCGAAGCTCCGATTCCAACTTCAGCTCAAACTCCAACGCATGCCTCGGTCCAAGCCCCGAGTAGCCCTAAGCGCAGGCTTTAA